From a single Cydia strobilella chromosome 17, ilCydStro3.1, whole genome shotgun sequence genomic region:
- the LOC134748875 gene encoding uncharacterized protein LOC134748875 has protein sequence MNKFILCAVLTFYVASTVQSGDFQENLVNGYRALIGDIQMRTQKSREDMDTLVSQIKLLMKNEADKAINYMTVYLEQISLYFQVIIHDRKPRNGTYCKETIVKLLGENLQLADENVTLCLALGYQRVQRLPEKLQVHFETLENLKKYSASKLFECQKQQQVGGNCSHESQDLERTVFLYETSPFPVVMAEIGIHGFKEVSDLSVCLKDIISRMMTHSVKVIGDFNRCIHNIEMPKLKYLLKFMKKYA, from the exons ATGAATAAGTTTATACTTTGTGCTGTATTGACTTTCTACGTTGCATCTACTGTGCAG TCTGGAGACTTCCAGGAGAACTTAGTAAATGGCTACCGAGCGCTTATAGGAGATATTCAGATGCGAACACAAAAGTCAAGAGAAGATATGGATACGCTGGTGTCACAAATAAAACTCCTCATGAAAAACGAAGCCGACAAGGCGATAAACTACATGACTGTCTATTTGGAACAAATATCGTTGTATTTTCAA gtaATCATACACGATCGGAAACCTAGGAACGGCACATATTGTAAAGAAACTATCGTCAAGCTACTGGGAGAAAATCTCCAACTTGCCGATGAAAATGTCACTTTATGCCTCGCTTTAGGTTACCAGAGAGTCCAGAGGTTACCAG aaaaaCTACAAGTACACTTTGAAACGttagaaaacttaaaaaaatattcggcaTCCAAATTATTTGAGTGTCAGAAGCAACAGCAAGTTGGTGGCAACTGTTCCCATGAGAGTCAAGATCTGGAGCGAACTGTG TTCCTCTACGAAACATCGCCGTTTCCGGTAGTGATGGCGGAGATAGGCATACATGGCTTTAAAGAAGTTTCGGATCTGAGCGTTTGCCTGAAAGACATAATCTCCCGGATGATGACCCACTCGGTTAAGGTTATTGGCGACTTCAATAGGTGCATCCACAACATAGAAATGCCGAAACTGAAGTACTTACTAAAATTCATGAAAAAATATGCTTAA
- the LOC134749055 gene encoding uncharacterized protein LOC134749055 encodes MVRSRKVQAISEADVRRDQPCSSGSRLRVRRGSSLTDLDKLRSGGSSGGGSIGDLMNMFSGSANSVGSDTLVARTVPLETVRRSVALPSSTLARPTPSPTHTHTHPIIHVSRPVGPLTMAQRTLRFSRLLKYQPCSADAPITLVSDAYILLLIMQNSIFM; translated from the coding sequence ATGGTGCGTAGCCGTAAAGTGCAGGCAATTAGCGAGGCTGACGTGCGTCGTGACCAGCCTTGCTCTAGCGGGTCCCGCTTGCGCGTCCGTCGAGGCTCCAGCTTGACTGACTTAGATAAGCTGCGAAGTGGCGGGTCTAGTGGCGGTGGTTCCATCGGGGATCTGATGAACATGTTCAGTGGGAGTGCTAACTCGGTGGGCAGTGATACGTTGGTGGCTCGGACTGTACCTCTTGAGACTGTCAGGAGAAGTGTTGCTCTGCCTTCATCTACCCTAGCTCGGCCGACTCCttcacccacacacacacacacacaccccaTCATACATGTGTCTCGTCCAGTTGGGCCGCTCACGATGGCTCAACGAACGTTAAGATTCAGCAGGCTGTTGAAATACCAACCCTGCTCAGCCGACGCTCCTATAACTTTGGTGAGTGACGCGTATATCCTTTTGCTAATTATGCAAAACAGCATCTTTATGTAG